The Akkermansiaceae bacterium genomic interval AGGATCGACCTCCGCTGCCGTCGTACTCCCACCGGGAGATTGTGGAGACTCCCGATTCGTGGAGCGGCATCCACCGGCCAGCGAGCTTGGAAGCGGATGAAAAAAGAAGGCTCCACGCCGCGAAGCCAAGGATCGCCAACGTCGCGGTTGCAGCACCCACAGCCATCAGACGGTTCCTGGACCGGCCCGAACGCAAACCCTGTTCCGCCGCCGTCCTTGATCTCGGGTGCCGGGTCGGTTCTACCGGAACGAAGTGTTCCGGAAGCACCATCGTGGCTTCGCAGTGAGGACAGGTCACCTCCCTCCCCGCCAGCGATTCATCGGCGGAAATGTGACCATTGCAGTTCCAGCAGGAAAATATCATAGGATCCATGGGGGTATCTATCCGCACGAATGTCTGGTATTCCGGACATAAGCAAGCGAATTTCCCGATAGATGGAGCGGAGCATGGACGCTCCGAAAAACATCGTCGGCCCCCAGATCATCGCGATCCGCAACCGCCTTGGCTGGTCGCAGGCGAAGCTGGCGAGCGTCTGTCAGTTGCAGGGATGGGATATTTCCCGTGGTGTCGTCGCCCGGATCGAGGGGCAGGTCAAATGGGTGGCGGATGTCGAACTGCTGGAACTCGCCAAGGCACTGAAGGTATCGGTTCCGGAACTGTTCCCAAAGAAGGAGTGGCGGGCATTTAAACCAAAATTGTAGCTTGCCGGAATCGCATCCAGTGTCTCCCCCAGTGTCTCCCTTAAACAAAAATCAACGCTACATCACGCAACAATCCACTACAGCCCACTAGGCTACCTCATCACTTAAAAATCTCACATGCAACGAGATGCCACGTTTTGCAACTGGTCAAATCCTGTTTATGAGTCCCCTGCTCTAACCGCTGAGCTACAGGCCCTGTCCCTTGTTTCCCAAGGAAA includes:
- a CDS encoding helix-turn-helix transcriptional regulator, which produces MDAPKNIVGPQIIAIRNRLGWSQAKLASVCQLQGWDISRGVVARIEGQVKWVADVELLELAKALKVSVPELFPKKEWRAFKPKL